The Opitutus sp. ER46 sequence CCCTCAATCCCTCAATCCCTCAATCCCTCAATCCCTCAATCCCTCAATCCCTCAATCCCTCGAGAGAAAGAGAAAGAGGAAGAGTAAGAGAAAGATGGAGGGCCCCCCTTTCTCAGCCGCCGGACCAGGGGCCGGAGATCTGGCGGGCGTCGGCGGGGTAGGCGCGCGGTTCGTGCTGGATCGTTATCCAGTGTTCGCTGGTAAAGGCGTCGACGGCCCAACGGCCGTTGAAGCGGCCGATGCCGGAGTTCTTCTCGCCGCCGAACGGGTTGAACGGAAGGTCGTTCACGGGCTGGTCGTTGATGTGCGTCATGCCGGCCTGGACGCCGCGGGCGAAGCGGAGGCCGCGTTCGAGATCGCGCGTGAAGACGGCGCTCGAGAGACCGTAGCGGGTGCCGTTGGCGAGGCGCAGCGCGTCGTCGTCGCCGCGGGCGCGGATGATCGGCGCGACGGGACCGAAGAGCTCCTCGCTGGCGAGTTGGTACTCGTTGTTCACGCCGACGAACACGTGCGGCGGCAGCACGAGCCCCTGCGGCTCGCCGCCGAAAACCTGGCGCACGCCGTCGCGGCGGGCCTGGAGGATGCGGCGCCAAAGCCCGTCGAACTGCGACTGGTTGATGAGCGGGCCGATCATCGTGGTCGGATCGTCGGGGTCGCCGACCTTGAGCTGGCGCACGCGCTCGACAAAGGCGTCCACAAAATCGTCATACACGGCGTCATCGACGATGAAGCGGTTCGTGATCATGCAAATCTGACCCTGATGCAGGAACTTTCCGAAGATGGCGGCTTCGACGGCGCGCGGGAGGTCGGCGTCGGCGAGGATCACGAACGGGCTGTTGCCGCCCAGCTCGAGCTCGAGCCGCTTGATGATCTGCGCCTCGAGCGCGAGGCGGCCGATGTGGCGGCCGACTGGCGTGGAGCCGGTGAACGAAATCACGCGCGGGACGTCGTGGGTCACGAACGCGTCGCCGATTTCCGAGCCGGCGCCGATGACGACGCTGAGCAGGCCCTCGGGCAGCCCGGCGGCCTCCAGGATCTTCGCGAACAACAGCCCGCCGGTGATGGGCGTATCGCTGGCCGGTTTGACCACGGCCGCGTTGCCGACGGCGAGCGCGGGAAAGAGCGAGCGCGCGGTGAGCTGCAGCGGCCAGTTCCACGGGCTGATGATGCCGACGACGCCGACCGGGCTGCGATAAACCTGGCATTCCTTGCCCGGGACGTCGGCCGGGATGAGCCGGCCCTCGACGAGGTAGGGGAGGGTTTCGGCTTCGCGCAGCACGCTCCGTACGGACTGCCACTCGAGGGAGGCCTTGATGCGTGTGCTGCCGGCCTCGCGGATCAGCCAGGTGATGATCTCGTCGCGATGGGCCTCCATCACGAGGCCGGCGCGGCGCATGACCTCGGCGCGGGCGCCGGGCGTTTGCGCGGCCCAGTCCTGCTGGGCGACGGCCGCGCGGCGGTAGGCCTCCTCGAGATTGGCCGCGTTGGCCTGCGGAATCTCCACCAGCGTTTCGCCGGTGAACGGGTTGCGATCGCGGTTCGGATGGGTGCTGCGGCCATGGCGCCAGTGGCCGGCGATGAATTGGCGGTCGAAGTGGGCGAACGCGGTGGTCGACTCGGGACGGGAGATTTCGGCGGTGGGCATGGTGTGGCGGGAAGCGCCATCGTGGCGGCGCGAGCGCAACCTAGGCGCGGGCGGGCCCGCCCGCTATCGAGTCAGCGGCCGAATGTCCGGTGGCGAAACGGAAGTCCGAAGGGATGGGCGAATTACCGGCACGGCATCCCCACGCTTGCCGAGCGGAGGGCGCTGCGTTTTCGTGGCCGTTCATGATTTCGCTGCACGAAGGCAAGGG is a genomic window containing:
- a CDS encoding aldehyde dehydrogenase family protein → MPTAEISRPESTTAFAHFDRQFIAGHWRHGRSTHPNRDRNPFTGETLVEIPQANAANLEEAYRRAAVAQQDWAAQTPGARAEVMRRAGLVMEAHRDEIITWLIREAGSTRIKASLEWQSVRSVLREAETLPYLVEGRLIPADVPGKECQVYRSPVGVVGIISPWNWPLQLTARSLFPALAVGNAAVVKPASDTPITGGLLFAKILEAAGLPEGLLSVVIGAGSEIGDAFVTHDVPRVISFTGSTPVGRHIGRLALEAQIIKRLELELGGNSPFVILADADLPRAVEAAIFGKFLHQGQICMITNRFIVDDAVYDDFVDAFVERVRQLKVGDPDDPTTMIGPLINQSQFDGLWRRILQARRDGVRQVFGGEPQGLVLPPHVFVGVNNEYQLASEELFGPVAPIIRARGDDDALRLANGTRYGLSSAVFTRDLERGLRFARGVQAGMTHINDQPVNDLPFNPFGGEKNSGIGRFNGRWAVDAFTSEHWITIQHEPRAYPADARQISGPWSGG